The window GGGCCGGCGCGCCCCCCTGGGGGAGCGGCCGATCCCAGGCGGAGTACCAGAAAGCACCGTGCGCCGCGGCGAGGCGGACGAGGAGGGTGGCGGTCTCCCGCTGGTGACGGAGGAAGGCTGGTGCAATCCGCGGAGCGAGCTCGAGGGGGCGCGTCCGCGCCGACGGCAGCATCGTGGCGACGAGCTGCTGAAAGGGAGTTCCCTCCGCGGCGCCGAGGACGAGACCGAGACCGGCGGTCCGGCCGGCTGCGGTCGCGTAGATCCAAGTGGGGTTCCCTCCCCTCTCCGTCGGCTCCGACCAGGTCTGGAGCCACCCGCGATCGACCATCCGATTGACGAACCGCCCGACGACCTGCCGCGAGACGTCTTTGAACAGGGCGTCGTGGACGAGGACAAGAGGGACGAGTCGGAGGCGAGTGATGAGCTCGAGAACAGCGTGCTCTCGAAGGGACACCGGAAGGGGTCGGTCCTGGCCGGCGACACCGGAGGCGCTCTCTCGAGGGGTGGTGCGGACCCTGCTGCGCGTAGGGGCACCGGTCTCGGCGGCACGCGTGGCTTCTGGCTGCGGTTCGCTCGCGGCCTCTTGCGCGCGATCACGCCGCTCCGGCGCGCGTCCGGCGCGTGACGTCTCCTCCGCGCTGCTGGGCGAGCTCGATGACGGGGCCATAGTCTTGACAGGTGGGCAAGAGAAGAGTACTGCGTGAATTGCCTCGTTACGAGGTGTCCCCCCACTACCTGTGCAGACCGCGCACGCGGACGGGGCTTGTCTTTGCGTCCCCCGTCCGCCGTCGTGTGCGCCAATCGCACATCTCTCCCGTACGCCCTCCCGTGGCCGCCCCATTTCGGCCACCATGCAGGCGTCTCTCCTCCTCTCCCCCCGCCAGTGGTCCTCCCGACACTCATCCGCGAAATCGAGAAGCGTGGCCGCGCACAGGGTTTGTCGATCTCCCAGATCGCGGCCACGCTCGGCGTGGACCGGACTCGCTTCGTCCACATCCGTAACGGCACGGGCCGTCTCAGCCTCGACTCCGTCCACGAGGTCGCGGCCCGCTACCTGACGGACCCGGAGATGAGCCGCCTCCTCCTCGGATACCTTGCATTCGATATCCCGAACCGAGGTCCTTCCGTACCGAAGGCGACCCTCGACGACGCCGACCGGAACATGGTCTCCGCCCTCGTGCAGCGCCTCCCGTCGCTCCTCGTGTCGGGCGGCGGCTTCCTCCTCCAGGACGGCGACGCGGCTCGGCTCGCCCGCGTAGCGGCGGCCATCGAGGACGCTGTCCGCTCACACGGCGTCGGTGTGCTGCGCGAACGGGCGAGCGCCGGCCTCAGCCTCGACCGCCGCCACGCCCTGCTTGCCGCGCCACTGCTGATCGTCGACCTCTCCTCGCCGCTGCGAGAACCGGTCCGCGACGTCCTGACCCGGCGCGCGGAGACCGCTCGCTTCACGATCGCTATCTGGCGCCCCCAAGGCAGCGACCCGCCGAGTCCGCCGCTCGACCGCTTCCGCCCGCTCCTTCTCAACTCGCCCTCACTTGCGAATCACTGACCGCCTCACGCTCGTCCTCCCGACGCGCGAGCCCCCACTCGGGCTCTCACTTCTCGGAGTCGATCTGGGGGCGTTCTTCGTTTCGGCCCGGGAAATCGGTCCCGACCCTGCCCTCGCGCTGCTCGCGGCGCGAGCGCTCACGCTCCGGCATCGGGGCGCCGTGTCGTTTCACGACCTCGGCTGGGTGCTCGGCATGCGCCAGCGCGGTGTTCTCCACGCACTTCGACGGCTCTCTGCTGCCGGTGCCATCGTCTGGCACGAAGAGGCCGGCCGTGGCGTCGTGGCCGTCGAGGTCGTCGGTGAAATCCCCGGCGTCCGCCCCCTCTTCGGCCCCGAGGACACCCCCTCCGTTCTCGACCCATGCACTCCCCACCCACTGGTTCGTGCAAGTGCTCCCGCTCGTCGGCAGACGAGCGTTCCTCGCCTACCTCTACCTCCGGAGCCGCGAGCGGCGAGACGGCCTCACACCGCCCCTCCTCGTCTCCGCCCTCGTGCGTGCCTGCCGGCTGCGCTGGCAGTGGCAAGGACACCGCGTTCTCCGGCACCTCAAACGTCAGCATCTCGTCATTCCCGTCGCAGGCCAGCGATATGCCGTCCTCGACCCCCGACCGCCGACCTCGCTCCAGCGTCGATTCCTGAGGCTTCTCGAGGTCGGGGCGCTTCCGCCGACCCGGGCCGAGAGAGCCGCCCTTCTCGCCGCCGCCATCGTCCTCCCGCTCCTCCTCGCCTCTACCCTCGCCCTGCTGTGAGTACCGAGATGCCGCTCACGCTGACGTTCCGGACCCGCCAGAGCCGTTACTGGACCGCGATGGCCGACTTCTACCGTGCCAAGGACAGGTTTCTTCACGAGATGTTGCGTCGGGAAGGCGAGGGACGGCGATTCGGGGAGTACATCGCCGCGGACGGGTCGCGGATTGCGTGCCGACTCACGGGGACCGACCTCCGCCAGCACGCCCTCGCCCTCGGGGCTACGGGAAGCGGCAAGTCGTCTCTCCTCGAAGCCATGGCGAGAGCCCTCCTCTCCCGCGCGAACGCCTTCGCCGTCATCGACCCGCACGGGGATCTCGCGGACCGCGTCGAGCGCTGGGCGCGGATCTCCGGTCAGCTTCGCGTCGTCTCCCTCGACTTCACCCGGCCGGAGAGCCTGCCGTCGTGGAACCCGCTCCTCCCGATGGCCGGCGTAGACCCCGGACGCCAGGTGGACCTCCTCGTGTCGGTGCTGCGGCGCCTCTACAGCGCCGAGCGCGCCTCGTCCTGGGCGTGGGGCGTGAAGGTCGAGGAGATCGTCCGCATGGCGCTTCGCGGGTCCATCGAGAGCGAAGTTCCGGTGACGCTCGCCGACCTGGAGCGCTTCCTGCTCGACCCGCGCTACCGAAAGGAGGCCCTCGCGACGGCTGGCCCGGAGGCCACGAACTACTTCCTGCACCGGTTCGGCCCCCAGGAGCAGATGTACGTCTCGGCGGTCGTTAACAAGCTCTCCCCGTTCCTCGGTTCGGCCGCCGTGCGGCGATTCCTCGGGGGCGGGGGCGAGCCCGTGGACCTCCTCGACCTTCCGGACCGGCCCGTGGCCCTGATCGTGAACCTCGCCCGCGGAGCCCTCGGCGCCGCCGCCGACGTCCTCGGCCGACTCCTCCTGAACACGCTGCTCCTCTCAGCCCTCCGGCGCACCGGCTCGGTCCCCGAGACCCGGCGGCACTTCGCGCTCCTCGTCGACGAGGCGCATGCCTTCGCAGGGACCGAAGGCGGCCTCGAGGACCTCCTCGTGACCGGGCGGAAGTTCCACTTCGCGCTGACTCTCGCCTCTCAGGGCCTTTCGCTCTTCCCTGCGCACCTTCGACCGCTGCTCCTCGGGAATACGGCCCGGCAGTTCTACTTCCGGCTCCCCTACGCAGAGGCGCGCCTCCTCGGACCGGACATCCTCGAGCCGCTCGGGAACGTCGGGCGGGAAGCGGTCCGCCCGTACGACGACCTCTCGGACCCCCTACTCGATCCCCGTGAAGAGCTCACGGCTCGAATGCGTGAGCTCACGGACCTCCCGCGGGGGGCGTGCTACTGGGCGCTGCGCGGCCGGCGGTTCAAGGCCCGACGGATCCGGGTGGACCGGCCGGAGACTCCGCCGGCCCGGTTGACCGAAGAGGCGGAGGTCCGAATGGCTCTCGGTGAGATCGAGTACGGCCAGAACGCACACCTGTCGTGATGCCAGATGTCACCCCGCCAAGTCCGACCGGTCCCGACCGAACCCTCGATGCCAACCGCGCCGCTCTTGCCCAGCTGATGCAGAGTGCCGGCGGAGCGATTCCTATCCCGCGACACGTCAGAGACGCGTTTCCGCTCTGGAACTCGAAGGCCCTTCTAGAGTTGCTCTCGGGGGCGAAGCCGCTCTGGTTCCCGTCTCGTGAGCACTTCCTCGAGCGGGTGAAGCTGGCTCTTGAGGAAAGCAAAGGGGTCCTCGGGCAGTCCGCGAAGACCCAGTCCTGGCTCCGCTGCACCTTCAACTCCCTCGAGACCTTCCTGACTCGGGAGGACCGATGGGATGCCTTCCTGCGAGGAGACCTCCCCGCCCAAGTCGCGTGCCTCGAAGGCTGGGTCGCGGCGCTGCGCCTACGGGGCCTCTCACACACGACCGTCCACACATACTGGAGGGCGCTCGCGTCTGGCTTGAACCGAATGGCCGACCGCGACGGGACTCTCAGCCCAGCGCGGTTCGCCGAGCGGCCAGCGCCCGGCCTCGTCCGCCCGAGGGCGCTTCCCCGCGTGGCGATCGAGCAGATATTCCAGTTCCTGCGAAACCAACAGTGGCACTCTGCCTTCGGCCGCGCCCGGAACCTCGCGCTCGTGGGATTGATGGCGTTGGCAGGGCTGCGACGCGGCGAGGTGCTCTCCCTCGGTGTCGGCGACGTAAATCTCGAATCGTCGTCGCTTCGGATCCGCCGCGGCAAGGGGAGACACGGGGGCCGCGACCGCACGGCATACATGACGCCACAGCTCGTCCGGCTCCTGGCTGACTACCTGGAGGAACGCAAGCGCTCCCATCGGGCCCACCCAGAGCTATTCAGCTCCCTCGTGGGTGACCGCCGCATCGGCGAGGTGACGGTCCGTCGGCTTTTCCGACAGATCGAACGCGGGACGAAGATCCACGTGACTCCCCACATGCTGCGTCACTCGTACGCCACGATGCTCCGCCAATCAGGTGTGAGCGATCGAATCGCGATGGACCTCCTCGGCCACCGTTCACTCGCGGTCCTCCAGCGCTACTCAGCGGTCTTCGACGGGGAGTGCGCCGCGGAGGCGGCGCGCCTCACCCTCGACGTCCCACTCGGCTGAGCGCGTCGAGCGACAGGCGCTCCACACCGCGACGCTTGTCCTCATCCCAGACCCGGAAGTAGACCTCAGTCGTCCGGATGCTCGCGTGGCCCGCGAGGTTCTGGACCACGTGGATCGGCACGCCCGCTTTCAGCAGCAGCGTCACGAACGAGTGGCGGAGGCGATGGAGCCCGAAGGCGATTCCGGACGCGCGACGGACCCGCTTCACGATCCGCATGAGCGCCGCTTCCGACATGGCGCTCCCGCCGCGGGGCGAGGCCCAGAAGCCCGGCGCCGTGACCCGCGCGATCGCCCGCTCCCGGACGAAGCGCTCGAGGACATCCCGCAGTTCGGGTGCCACGAAAACCAGCCGGTCCTTCCCGTCGCCGCGGCCCTTGCCGCCCCGGACCTGAATCGTCCCCTGATCGAGGTCCACGTCCGTGTACAGGAGGCGCAGCAGCTCGCCCTTTCGAAGACCCCCGTACATCGCTGTCGCCAAGACCGCGACCGCTCGCCGCCGCTCGAACGGCGAGTCCCACGGGAAGTTGTCGGCCGCGATCAGTATCCGTCGACACTCCTCCGGGCTCAGGGCCTTCGGCGTCGTCTCGCCCGTGACTGGCTGGCGCATCCCCCGAAACGGATTCATGACGCCGTCCCGCCGTTCGAGGTCGACGAAGAAGGGCCGGAGCGCTCGCCAGTAGTGATTCGTCGTCATCGCTGAAACACCGCGGCGGTTGTTCCATGCGACGAACCCCTCGATGTCGAAGAACTTGATGCTGACCGCCGGCGGCAGCTGCCGTCTCCCCTCGGCGAGGAAGCGGCGGAACATGACGAACGCGCCGCGGTAGCCGCGCAGCGTGTCGCGGCTCTTGCGCTCGACATGACGGCTGTAGTCGAGGAAGTCCTCGAAGCGCCGATCGAGCTCACGGAACGACCAGCTGGGCGGATCGCAAGCAGAAGCCATCTCTTCGGGATTCTGGTTCGGCGTCCCGACCCGCTGCGTGCGGGCGGAAGGTCGCGCGGAGAAGGAGGAGACGGACGGTCGGAGGGGTCGAGAGGAAAACATGGGATGGGGAGGGAGCTTCTGGCCTCCCGGAGCCATCGGTACGACCCGCTGCCTTGACCTTCTGCGACGTGCCAGGCGGAAGGTCACAGCGGCGTTTCAGCCTCTCCCTTGAGAGAGGCCGATTACCGCTTCCAGAAGCCGACTGGCGGGGATGGCGGGGTTCGAACCCGTGACCTTCCGCGTGACAGTCGGCGCGACCTCGCCGAACTGTCGATTCCCGCGTCCAGACGCGGAGATTCGGCTCTGGACGCGGCGCTGTGACCTGCTGTCGCGAGACGGGCAGAAGGTCAGGCAGGAGCGTCCGATGTTCCGAAAGAACAGTGCGCCTCCAGTCAAGCACGGAGGGGCGCTCACCTCAAGGGCCTGTCGCACCGCTCAGCGCCCGGGGCCCCGATGAGCGAGTGACACCGCGGCCTCCTGCCGTCTTCGGTTGTCTGCCTGCCAGCTCGCCGCCCGAGTCCGAGTGGACCGCCCAGACGCGCCAATCTTGGAGACGGTGAACCAACAGCCCGTGACCATGCCGTCTCGTCGCTCAGCGACGGCAGCACTTCAGCTACTACCGTCGGCCGCGGAACTGGTCAGCGATCCACTCCGTCGTGAGGGTCGTAGAGCGGAAGAACATCGTCGCGAGATCGAGGAGGGCCGAGAGCGGAACGCCCTCAACCCGCAGCAGGTGAGTGCGGAACGACGCGTTCTCGACCGTTCCATTTCGCAGGTGCATCGCCATCCGGGCGGTGCGCGCGTCCCCCTCGTAGACGTTCATCGCGAGATCGAGGTGGTTCACTGCGGCACCGTCGAAGTCGGTCCCCGGGAGCGCATCCGTGTCGAGGTGGATGCATCGCCCGAGGAGATGATCCGCCGTCTCGGTCAGCTCCTCCACCATCATGGAGAGGTTGCTCCGCTTTGTAGCGCTCGACTCCAGCCGCCGGACACCGCGCACTCGATACTCCCAGAACCTCGTGATGTCGCCCGGGAGAGCATCCTCGAGTTCGTAGACTCCACCGTCCGTTTCGCCCGCGTAGAGCCCGAGCGTGCGCCACCACTTCGGATTCGCCGGGATGACGACCTGCTCCCAGAGTCGCTGGGATGGGCGGGACTCGAACCATGCGTGCGGATCGAGACGGATAAAGATGGGGGCTGCCGGGAATGTGGCACAGACCCAGGCGAGGATGTCCGGTGAGAGGAAGGCGTCAAGACGGGCGTACCCCTTCCCACAGGCGATCACCTCTGAACCGTCGACTTGCCGCAATGGCGGTCGAAGCGCGATGAGTTCGGAATCCTCGTCGCCCGCCACCCGTTTCCGCCGAGCGTCCCAGGCTCCCGACTCCCTGACGAATACAGCCTGGGCGCGCTCGTAGCGCGCGAATCGGCTCCGCAGTTCCTTCTGGGTGATCAGGCCTTCGAGCTCAAGGCAGGCGGTGATGCCGGCGAGCCGCCGCGGATCTGGCAGATCCCTTAGGAACCCCGTCGGGAGATACGGAGACGCCCTCTGCTCATCCGCAATCGTCATCAGAGCGGCACGGAGGTCCACGAGACGGCCGAAGCGGGTCGCTTCTTTCGAGGCGAGCGCTTCGAGGGCATCGATCGCGCTGGCGCCATCCCGGGCGCACGACTCCGCCACGCGCTCGAGTTCACTGAAGAACTCGTCACTGTCGTCCACTCTCACCCCTCCAGCGAAGTCGACGGACTGCACCCTGACTGCCCCGCGCTCATCCTTGGTCGAGTCCGGTCGCGAGGATCTCCGACCGCCCCAGCCAGTAGCACGCGAGCGGGGCCGGGATCTTTACCGCCATCGCCTCGACGTTCTTGGTCGGAAGGCGCACGAGCCCGAAGTCGTCGGAATCGCGCGTGATGACGTACCCCTCCGTGACCTTGCGCTCGTCACAGAAGGCGGTGAGTCCCGCGAGCTTTCGCAGAGTGACGTCGGCGCGGTGCTTCACCTCGAACGGGACGAGCCGGCCGTTCACGTCGGCGATGATGTCGACCTCCTGCCCCTTCGGACCTCCCCGCCAGTACGAGAAACCGATGCTCTGGGCGTAGTACCGCGTGTAGACGTGTTTGAAGAACGCCGTCTCGACCGCGAGGCCGAGAGCAGCCGCGTCTTCGAGGAGCGCCTTGCCGCGCAGGAGAACGCTTGGAGCGATCGCCGGATCGGCGAGGTAGATCTTCTGCTTCCCGCGGAGGATCTCCTTGCCGTAGCCGAACGGCCGCAAGCGATAGATGAGATGGGTGTGCTCGAGGAGCTCGATGAAGTTGTTCGCGGTCGGCTTCTTGACCTCGAGGCTCCGGCAGAGTTCCTGGACGTCGAGGAGCCCCCCGTCGTGGAGGCAGAGGTAGAGAAACGTCTGCTCCAGCTCGAGGATGCGGCGCACGCCGTAGAGGGCCGTCATGTCGCGCTTGAGCACCTTGTCGACGATGTCCTCGCGGAGGAGCTTCTGCGCGAGCGAGATGCTTTCGATCTGCGCGATCTGCGGGAATCCTCCCCGAATCAGGTAGTCCTGGAAGGGTCCGACGAGATCTACGGCGAGCGCACCGACCCGCGTGAACTGCGCGGGGGTCCAGGAGAAGAGCTCACGCAGCGAGGGCACATCCGGCAGCTTCGGAGTCGGGAGCCTCTTGATCTGGAGGAACTCGTAGAACGAAAGGGGCGCGAGCCGGACGGTGTGCCACCGTCCGGGACCGGATTCCTGCCCTTCCACGATGAGCGGAGTCGCCGAGCCGGTCACGGCGATGCGGCGCTTCGGTTCGAACTTCACCTGGTGCTTGATCCACGTCTGCCAGTCCTTGGCGTACTGGATCTCGTCGAGGAGGACGTACTCGACGTCGCGCGCCGAGGGCTCGTACTCCTTCCATAGCCGCATGAGCCCGTCGAGCCCGATCAGCTTCAGGAGCGGGTGGTCGAACGTCGCGTAGAGGATGCTGGTGGCCGGGACCCCCTTCGCGAGCAGTTCTTCTATCGCCTGGAGAAGGATCGTGGTCTTGCCGACCTGGCGGGCGCCGCTCAGGAGGAGCGCCCTCGGAGCGGGAGGCGCCGAAAGCCACGTCTCCACTTCGCGGAAGGCGGCGCGCCGCCAGCGAGGCAGCTCCGGCACGCGGTTGCCGTCCCACCACGGGTTGAACTGCCGGAGGACGGCGATGAGCTCGGCGCGAGGGGCGATCATTCTCGAAATCTACCAAGAGTGTCATCGTTAAGTCAAGTATACTTACCTTATCGGCTACATATAAGCCGGTTCCACGAAATCACAAGCGGTTCCAGAACCCCGGTTCTTCAGTGGCTGAACTCGGCCTCTTCGAGGGATCTGGTCTAATCCGGGCGTTTTGCGGCGGAGGCAGCTCGAACAACCATGGGCGACGGCCCGGTCGCCCCACAGCAGCGTGTGACTGAACTGCTCCGGCGGTGGAGCACCGGTGACGAGACCGCCTTCGAGGAGGCGGTCTCGCTGGTCTACGAGGATCTCTACCGCATCGCCCGACGAAAGATGGCCAACGAGCGCCCCGGGCACACCCTCCAGCCGACCGCCCTCGTGAACGAAGCCATCGCCGGGATCATGAGCTGGAACGGCTACACCTACGCCGACCGCGCCCACTTGATCCGGGCGGCTTGTTTCGCGATGCGGAGAGTTCTCATCGACTACGCCAGGAAGCGGGCCCAGGCGGTGCAGGCGGAGGTCTCTCTCGCCGAGGGCGATGTCGAGATCCCCGGGGAGACCGGAGCCTCCGTCGTATCCGCCATCGCTCTGAGCCAGGCGCTCGACCGCCTCGCCGCCGAGGACGCGAAGACCGCAGAGGTCGCGACCCTCCGCCTCTTCGCTGACCTCACTCTCCAGCAGGTCGCCGAGGTGACCGGGACCACGGTCCCGACCGTCCACAGGAAATGGGTGTACGCCAAGGCGTTCCTTCGAAAGGAGCTCTCCTCGTGACCGACGCTCGCCTCGTGAGGAAGCAGGAGCTACTGGCTTCGCTGGCCCTCGCGCCGACCGAGGACCGACCCCGACTCCTTGCCGAGAACTGCGGTGACGATCCGGGTCTTCGGGCCGAAGTAGAGGCCCTTCTCCCCTACCTCGGAGCCCCGACGCCATCCCCGGCAGGAGACCTCGAGGCTGCCCTCGAGGAGAAACTCGCCGAGAGGTTCGTGGGAAAGGCCTTCGGGCCCTACACCGTCCAGCGGCTCCTCGGCAGAGGCGGGTTCTCCCGCGTGTTCCTGGCGACCCGGTCGTTCGAGGGGCAGGAGCGGACGTACGCGATAAAGGTGCCTCTCGGGGGCTCCTTCGCCGAGGAGGTAGCGCGCTACCGCCTCGAGATCGCCGTCCTGAGCCAGCTCCGTCACCCGAACATCGCGGGCCTGGTCGACGTGGTTCCTGGCCCGGACGACCGGCCGCTCCTCGTCATGGACTACGTGGACGGGGCCCGGCCGATCACGCTCGCCGCCGCCGAGACGAGCCTTCCGGTCCGACAAAGGATCGAGCTCTTCCTGAAGGTCCTCTCGGCGCTCAGCGCCGCGCACGAGCGCGGCGTCATCCACTGCGACCTCTCGGCTGGGAACGTCGTGCTGAGGGCGGACGGCGAGCCGGTCATCATCGACTTCGGCATCGCGAAGGTCTCGTGGGAGCGCTCCGGCACCGTCACGGTCGGCCCCCGGCCGCTCACGTACGAGTACGCGAGCCCCGAGCAGTACCGCGGAGAGCCCCTCACCGTCCGCACCGACATCTACTCCGCAGGCGTCCTTCTCTACGAACTCCTCGCTGGTGCCCTGCCCTACGACGTCGATCGGAAGGACACCGAGGCGTGCCGGCGGGCGGTCTGTGACGCGCCGGCCGAACGTGCGAGCCAGCGAGCGCTTCGGACTTCGGGACCCGCCCCCAGGGCCGGCCCGGTCCGTCGCGAAACAACTCCGCGGGGACCTCGACGCGATTCTGGGCAAGGCGCTCGAGAAAGACCCCGCCCGTCGATACGAGTCCGCGAATTCCTTTGCAGAAGACCTCCGGGCCCATCTGGAGCTCCGCCCCGTCGTGGCGAAGGCGCCGGGCGGCTTCGAGCGGTCCTGGCGCTGGGCGAGGCGCCACCCGGCGATCTCGGCGACGGCGGCTCTCGCGGTCATCCTCTCCGTCGGCTTCGGCACCTTCCACGTCGTCCGCCTCGAACGGGAGCAGGCGCGCGCACGGAAGATCGCGGCGGCGTTCCGCGACGTCCTGCGGGGATTCGACCCGGCGGCCGTCGCGAAGAACCCGGTGACCGTGCGAGACCTGCTGGACCAGGCCGCCGCGAAGGCGGAAGACCAGCTGAAGGACGAACCGCTCGTCCGCGGGGCGGTCCTCGAGACGCTCGGGACGACGTACTCGTCGCTCGGGGACCTCGATCGAGCCGAGAAGCTCCTCCGGGAAGCGGTCAAACTTCGGAAGGGCGGGTCGCTCGCCGAGCGGGCGGAGAGCCTCATCGCACTGGGTGCGACCCTCCAGCGGCGTGGGCAGCTCAAGGAAGCGGAGCCGGTTCTCCGGGAGGCTCTGACGCTGCGGATCAAGGACCGAGGGGAGTTCGACAAGGCGGTGGCCGAGTGCATGACGACGCTCGCCATCGTCCTGAAGGACCAGGGGAACGCGGGGAGGCGATCTCGCTCATCGAGCGCTCGCTCGCGATCGAAGATAAGGTCGCCCCGGGGAGCGACGCGGTGCTCGAGTCACGTAACGAGCTCGCGAACATCCTCATCGAATCGACGAGCGACTACCAGAAGGCCATCGCTCTCCACGCCCAGAACCTCGTCGACCTGAGGAAGTACTACGGAGAGAGCCATCCGTACGTCGCGCTGGCTCTGAACAACATCGCCCGGGCCGAAACGGACTCTGGCCGCTACGCGGACGCGGACCGACACTTCCAGGAGGCGCTCGCGCTCCAGCGGAAGATCTACGGCGGACCGCACCCCGAGACGGCGCTCACGCTGCACAACTACGGCTTCCTCCGCCTGGACGAGGGAAGACTCGAGGAGGCCGAGGCGCTGACGCGCGAGGCGCTCGAGATGCGCCGGAGCGTCCTGCCGAAAGGGCACTCGGACCTCGCGGTGAGCCTCAACAATCTCGGCCTCATCGTGAAGCGCCGCGGGCACCTCGACGAGGCCGAAGCGTGCTATCGCGAGTCGCTCGAGATCACACGGGCGGCGGACGGCGAGGACAGCCTGGAGATTCCCGTCACTCTCATGAACCTCGGCGGGATCTACCGCGACAAAGGCGAGTTCGCGAAGGCGGAACCTCTCCTCGAGGACGCCCTCGCCCGGGACAGGAAGTTCTTCCTCTCCCCGAACGTGGCCCTCGTGCGCGACATGACCTCACTGGCCCAGACGAAGACAGGGCTCAAGAAGTACTCCGAGGCGGAGGCGCTCCTGAAGGAGGCGACCGCCGCCCTCGGGAAGACCGGCGTCCCGCCAGACCACCGGGCGTACGCGGACGTGCAGGACGTCTACGCCGCGGTGCTTCTCAAGACCGGTCGCGTGGACGAAGCCCGGTCGGTCATCGAGACGGCGCTCCGGACCTTCGCGGCCACGCCCGCCATCCGCGCCGGGTTCGAGAAGCTCCATGCCTCCCTCCCGAGCCAATAGCGAGTATTTCGTCCGTCTCGCGAGAAAAACGACTCCATTTCCGCGCTCTACGGGGTAGCGGGCTGCGGACGTCCCGAGACATCCGCAGACGCGAGAAGGAGAGCGCCATGGAACTGACCACTGCGGCCGGACAGTCCGGCTCCCGCCCCACGCGTCTGCTGACCGCCACCTGCGAGGATGCATGGTTCCGCTGCCCGTCGTGCCGAACGGACCTCCTGCGCCTGCCGTGGGTCCTGGACCTGCCCGGGACGACGGAGACCGTCACGATCGACGTCTGGCCGGCCGGCGTCCGCGCCCCCTACGAGCTGCCGGTCGTGCCCCGGCTCGGGGTCCGGCAGATCGCGGCGATCCTCGGGCGGACGATCCGTTCCACGTACGCCCTCACCCAGGACTTCGACGACGCCGGACTCCGCCTCCCGGGCCGGGACCTCTTCGTCCGGACGGTCCCCTTCTTCGAGTGGCTTCACAGCCACCCGCGGCTGCGGTCCCGGGCGGAGACGCTGGCCGACCGAGACCAGAGGCGAGAGGCCAACGGCGGGATCCTGCGCCCCGGACCGCGTTCGAATCGGCGCCAGCTCACCGGGGATCGAGGAGTCGCACTCGCTCACTGACGCCACCGGTAAGCCGGACCCGTAGAAACCACCCACCGAGCGTCGGCCTCGTCGCGGCTGCTGGACTGCCGGCAGACCGCGACGACGTCGCCGAGTCGTTCATAAGGCTGACCCCGGCATTCTGTTCAGCGTCATCTACGCCACGGGGAAGTAGTCGAGATCAACGATCCGCCACCATCGCGATCGATATGAGCCTCATCGCCCAAGACCAGTTCCCCGGTTCCGCGAACGCCTCGACGAGGCGCGCGACACCGCCATCGGCATCCTCGGCCGGACGGCGGACGACGTGAAGCCCATCGAGACGAGCGGGTCCACGATCGGCCGCGTGACCCGGATCGACGCGATCCAGATGCAGGGGATGGCGCAGATGAGCCGGGCGCAGCGCCACCCAGGCCCCGAGGCCCGTCGCCCCGGCGGCCACGACGAGCCCGCCCGAGCCGGCACCGATCACGACGATGTTGTACTTCTCCACTTCCCGCTCCTCCGCCCACTTGGATGCCAGTCCGGTCGTCGTCGTTTCGTCCGGCCGTGGTCTCGGACAAGCCGAGGGTCCTGACTTCAGGGCCGAAGCCCCTCGCCGGCCTCCTCCTGGGTCCGCCCGTCGCGGATGTGGTAGATGCGCTCGAAGGTCGGGATGATCTTCTCGTCGTGGGTGACGACGATGATCGCGGTCTGGTACTGCCCGGCCATCTTCTCGAGGATCCGGATGACGGCGAGCGCCCGCTCGCTGTCGAGCGGGGCCGTCGGCTCGTCGGCCAGGATCACCGGCGGCCGGTTCACGAGGGCCCGGGCGATGGAGACG is drawn from Holophagales bacterium and contains these coding sequences:
- a CDS encoding tetratricopeptide repeat protein — its product is MTDARLVRKQELLASLALAPTEDRPRLLAENCGDDPGLRAEVEALLPYLGAPTPSPAGDLEAALEEKLAERFVGKAFGPYTVQRLLGRGGFSRVFLATRSFEGQERTYAIKVPLGGSFAEEVARYRLEIAVLSQLRHPNIAGLVDVVPGPDDRPLLVMDYVDGARPITLAAAETSLPVRQRIELFLKVLSALSAAHERGVIHCDLSAGNVVLRADGEPVIIDFGIAKVSWERSGTVTVGPRPLTYEYASPEQYRGEPLTVRTDIYSAGVLLYELLAGALPYDVDRKDTEACRRAVCDAPAERASQRALRTSGPAPRAGPVRRETTPRGPRRDSGQGARERPRPSIRVREFLCRRPPGPSGAPPRRGEGAGRLRAVLALGEAPPGDLGDGGSRGHPLRRLRHLPRRPPRTGAGARTEDRGGVPRRPAGIRPGGRREEPGDRARPAGPGRREGGRPAEGRTARPRGGPRDARDDVLVARGPRSSREAPPGSGQTSEGRVARRAGGEPHRTGCDPPAAWAAQGSGAGSPGGSDAADQGPRGVRQGGGRVHDDARHRPEGPGERGEAISLIERSLAIEDKVAPGSDAVLESRNELANILIESTSDYQKAIALHAQNLVDLRKYYGESHPYVALALNNIARAETDSGRYADADRHFQEALALQRKIYGGPHPETALTLHNYGFLRLDEGRLEEAEALTREALEMRRSVLPKGHSDLAVSLNNLGLIVKRRGHLDEAEACYRESLEITRAADGEDSLEIPVTLMNLGGIYRDKGEFAKAEPLLEDALARDRKFFLSPNVALVRDMTSLAQTKTGLKKYSEAEALLKEATAALGKTGVPPDHRAYADVQDVYAAVLLKTGRVDEARSVIETALRTFAATPAIRAGFEKLHASLPSQ